The nucleotide window GGGTATCGCCCAACCGCTCTATCAATCGAATAACCTCGTGTCGCCGGAGTCTGTTCGCCTGCTCGGCAAGCCTGGCATAATGCTCCTCCGTCGCCTCCACGATCTGTGAAGGGTTGGCCGCGTTCTGCACCAGAAAAAGAGAGCGCAGGTGGCCGATGAGCGACTCGACAAACCGGCGCGGAGCCTTGCCGTCCTCTATCATCTTCCCAATTAGAGTTAGCACGCCGGGCGTGTCGCGGTCGATTATGAAATCGACCGTCTCGAAGACGAGATCGATTTCGACCTCGCCGAGCATCTCCGCAAGTTGCTTGCTCGTAATGTGCTCGCCCGACATATTTGAGATCTGATCCATTACTCCGATCGCGTCCCGGACCGAACCGCGCGCGTGTTCCGCTATCATGCCAAGCGCGTCTGTCTCGATATCTATCTCTTCCCGGGAAGCTATGTGCTCCAGGAGACGCGATATCTCACGAGCAGACACAAGACTGAAGTCGTACTTCTGGCAACGCGATACGATCGTCGGGAGAAGTTTGTGCGGCTCGGTCGTGGCCAGAATAAACACGACGTGCCCCGGTGGTTCCTCGAGCGTCTTCAACAGTGCGCTCGACGCCTCGTTCGTCAACTGGTGCGCCTCGTCAACGATATAAACCTTGGTGCGCAGAGAGGTCGGCCTGTAAGGTATTTTGTCGAGCAGGTCGCGCATTTCATCGATCTTGCGATTGCTGGCGGCGTCGATCTCGATGACGTCGAGAGCCGTCCCTTCCGAGATCGAGACACACGCCTCGCACACGCCGCACGGCTTTGCGGTAGGTCCCTCTGCACAGTTGATCGCCTTCGCGAGTATCCTTGCGGTGCTTGTCTTCCCGGTCCCGCGCGGGCCCGAGAAGAGGTAAGCGTGCACCACGCGCCCACTCGTCAGCGCGTTCATCAGTGTGTCGGTTACCCTGCCTTGCCCGATAACCTCGTTGAAGACCCCCGGCCTCCACTTGCGATATAGCGATATATGTTTCATGAACGCCTCGGCTGTCTTCTCCCGCTTGGTACCGTAAAAATTCACGTGTTGTTAAAGTGACTGTGCACCCACCATCGATTCCGGGAACCGAGCCGCGCTCCGGCAGCCAGCTCCAACCAGGTTGCTCCACGGCACACGGAAGTTTTTGCTTACCGCTGCTTCCTCCCGGACCTGACGGGGTTCACAAGCTTTCGTTGCGTGGGACCCAGCCTTCATCGCCGCTTACCGGAACAGCAACGACCGCTCCCAAAGAACCTCCGGTGGGGATTCGGCCCCGCTGTAGCGGTTTGCGGGTTACAGGGCACCGCTGGCTCCCCACCTAGCACAGTCAAGTGCAAGTATACGCGAAACTGGCCACAGGCGCGATGGCACACTCCGCCGGCAGCCAGTAGCGGGGCCTGTCTCCCGCGAATCCCCACTCAACTCCGGTCGAGGCCGGTTCTGACGGCCTTCTTGTGGTAACATCGCGCAGGCAGACAGGAGGATCGCGATGCCACTGGCCGGATATCTCAGAAGACCCATACGGATCGACAACGGCGACGGCGCGCCGCGCTACCCTGTCAAGGAAGCGCTGGCGAAGGTTCGCGCCGTCATCTTTCGCGGCGACAAGATCGAGTGCTCTTGTTGCGGCAGGAGTTTCTCTCTCTTCATGTTCTCGCCGTACATGGCCTCTCTGTGCCCCAACTGCCTGTCGTTTGAGCGCTACAGGCTTTTGTGCCGTTACCTGCTCGATGAAACCAACTTTGGGGCTCGCGAGGCGCGGTTGCTCGACATCGCCCCGACGTGGGCATTCCAAGAGTTCTGCCGGCGTCATCACCGGGTGTCCTACCTGTCGATCGATATTCGCTCGCCGCTCGCGATGCGCCACATGGATATCCGTGCCCTCGACTTGCCCGACGACCACTTTGACATTCTCATCTGCTATCACGTCCTCGAGCACATCGACGACGAGACAAAGGCGCTTGGCGAATTGCTGCGCGTCCTCAAGCCCGGCGGCCGGGCTGTCATACAGGTTCCGATCCTTGTTGAAAAAACAGTCGAGCGCTTTGAGCTCACCCGGGCCCAGGCGGAACACATTCTCAAATTCCCGGATCACCTGCGCGGCTACGGCAAAGATTTCAGCGGCAAGCTCGAGGCGGCGGGCTTCGCGGTCGAGGTCGTGCCGTTCGTGAAAAAGTTCAGCCGTGACGAGATCAAGCGCTACGGGTTGGATCCAACTGAGGATCTGTACGTCTGCCGGAAGTGATCCGCGGCCCATCTTGTGAACTCTGTGTCTGTTTTTGATAGAATAGACGCCGAAATGGAAGCAACTTAAGGAGGACAACATGACAGACGCTGTGATAGTAGACATTTTGCGGATACCATTCTCTCGATCCCGCCCGGCACAGCCGGAGCGCGACGCCTACAACAAGCAACGCATGGACGAGGCGCTCGCGAACGTCATCAAAGAACTCATCCGCAGGAATAATGTCAACCCTGAGGAGATTGGCGATCTCATCACTGGTTGCGCGCTTCAGATGCGCGAGCACTATCTCATGGGAGGGCGCACGGTCGCAATGCTCGCGGAACTGCCTGTTTGTGTCCCGGCTCAAAGCATTGACAGGGTGTGCATCTCGGGCATGAGCGCGTTGCACCAGTGCTCGATGGAGATCATGCTCGGCTACTCGGATATCTGCATCGCGAGCGGCATGGAGCACATGACCCATGTGCCGCTCGACGCGCGGTTCAACGCCGACCTCATGATGGTCAGCCCGCGCTTCTGGTCGGACGACTCCCTCAAAAAGTATGAGCTGCAAACCGCGCTCTCGATGGGCCTGACGGCCGAGAAACTCTGTTCTCTGACGAACATTCCCCGTGAGGAGATGGACGAATGGTCACTGTGGAGCCACCAGCGCGCGGCGAAAGCTGTCGCGGACGGCTATTTTACCGACGAGATACTTCCTCTCGATGTCGAACAGGAAGACGGCTCGATAAAGCATGTCGACACGGATCTCTCAATCCGCGCTGACACGAGCATGGAGAGCCTTTCGCAATTGACGCCATCCTTCAAGCCTGATGGAACGATCACCGCGGGCAACTCGTCTCCCTTGAACGCGGGCGCGTCGTCCGTGCTGCTCATGAGCGCTGAGAAAGCGAAGTCCATGGGCCTCAAGCCCCTGGCGAAGGTCATCTCGATGGGTTGGGCGGGCGTGGATCCGAGCATTATGGGCGTAGGCCCGGTCCCGGCGTCTAAGAAAGCGCTCGAGAAAATCGGCATGGACGCGCGCGACATCGACTACTGGGAGATCAACGAGGCGTTCTCTATCGTCGCGCTTTACGCGATCAAGGAGATGGGTCTCGATCCAAACAGTGTCAACGTCAAAGGTGGAGCGGTCGCCCTCGGCCATCCGCTCTCGGCTTCCGGCCCGCGGCTCACCGGCACACTGGCGCGCATCCTTCATCAGGAGGGCGGAAAGTACGGCGCGGCAACCCTGTGCGGCGGCGGCGGCCAGGGCGGAACTGTAATTATCGAAAAAATATAACTGGAACAGAAAAACGCAACACGGGGGGTCAGGCCCCTGTGTTGCGTTTTTTCAGGGATTAACCCCAGTCGCACCTCTCAGGCTGGTGCGGGAGGTGGGACTTGAACCCACACGCCCGAAGGCAACGGATTTTAAGTCCGTCTCGTCTACCAGTTCCGACACTCCCGCTTATTATTGTAAAGGTCGATCACCAGGCCGTCGAGAATGTCTTTCTCGCTAACAAGTATCTCGTCCAGCCCGGTGAGATCCATTATCGCGCGAAGGACGGCGATCCCGCCAACGATGATGTCCGCGCGCCCGGGCTCGAGGCCCATGATATCTCTACGCCTGGCAACCGTGGCTGTGACGAGCCGCATGAACATCTCTTCGACGTCCTGTCGAGTGAGCCGCGAGTGGTGGATTCGCTCCGTGTCGTACTCTTCCAGATTCTGTTTG belongs to Candidatus Anoxymicrobium japonicum and includes:
- a CDS encoding acetyl-CoA C-acyltransferase (Catalyzes the synthesis of acetoacetyl coenzyme A from two molecules of acetyl coenzyme A. It can also act as a thiolase, catalyzing the reverse reaction and generating two-carbon units from the four-carbon product of fatty acid oxidation); amino-acid sequence: MTDAVIVDILRIPFSRSRPAQPERDAYNKQRMDEALANVIKELIRRNNVNPEEIGDLITGCALQMREHYLMGGRTVAMLAELPVCVPAQSIDRVCISGMSALHQCSMEIMLGYSDICIASGMEHMTHVPLDARFNADLMMVSPRFWSDDSLKKYELQTALSMGLTAEKLCSLTNIPREEMDEWSLWSHQRAAKAVADGYFTDEILPLDVEQEDGSIKHVDTDLSIRADTSMESLSQLTPSFKPDGTITAGNSSPLNAGASSVLLMSAEKAKSMGLKPLAKVISMGWAGVDPSIMGVGPVPASKKALEKIGMDARDIDYWEINEAFSIVALYAIKEMGLDPNSVNVKGGAVALGHPLSASGPRLTGTLARILHQEGGKYGAATLCGGGGQGGTVIIEKI
- a CDS encoding DNA polymerase III subunit gamma/tau; this translates as MNFYGTKREKTAEAFMKHISLYRKWRPGVFNEVIGQGRVTDTLMNALTSGRVVHAYLFSGPRGTGKTSTARILAKAINCAEGPTAKPCGVCEACVSISEGTALDVIEIDAASNRKIDEMRDLLDKIPYRPTSLRTKVYIVDEAHQLTNEASSALLKTLEEPPGHVVFILATTEPHKLLPTIVSRCQKYDFSLVSAREISRLLEHIASREEIDIETDALGMIAEHARGSVRDAIGVMDQISNMSGEHITSKQLAEMLGEVEIDLVFETVDFIIDRDTPGVLTLIGKMIEDGKAPRRFVESLIGHLRSLFLVQNAANPSQIVEATEEHYARLAEQANRLRRHEVIRLIERLGDTHREMRQSENPRLVLECALVKITSLDADATLAGLAFR